Proteins encoded in a region of the Solanum dulcamara chromosome 9, daSolDulc1.2, whole genome shotgun sequence genome:
- the LOC129902156 gene encoding uncharacterized protein LOC129902156 produces MEEFSSSSSIGTRAIVFHFLRISFTISLFQVLFIGYTVTAQTSNSSGIQRHAERYCAMYDICGARSDGKVLNCPFGSPSVKPGELLSSKIQSLCPTITGNVCCTETQFDTLRSQVQQAIPFLVGCPACLRNFLNLFCELTCSPNQSQFINVTSISKVKKNSTVNGIDFFITDTFGEGLYESCKDVKFGTMNTRAIEFIGAGAKNFGEWYAFIGRLAPPGVPGSPYAINFRPTAPESSGMKPMNVSTYSCSDTSLGCSCGDCPSASVCSSSAPPPAQTEGSCSVRIGSLKVKCIEVAVTILYVVLVSVFLGWGFLHKKREETPVSRTKPLISATRNGVIRQSSRQKDENIPMQMLEDVPQISSGVQLSIVQGYMSKFYRRYGTWVARNPILVLCSSLFIVLVLCLGLFRFKVETRPEKLWVGHGSRAAEEKLFFDSHLAPFYRIEQLIIGTISDADNGKSPPIVTEDNMKLLFDIQKKIDAIQANYSGSMVSLPDICMKPLGTECATQSILQYFKMDSSNFDSYGGIEHVEYCFQHYTSAESCLSAFKAPLDPSTALGGFSGNNYSEASAFIVTYPVNNAIDKEGNYSKKAVAWEKAFIQLVKDDILPMVEAKNLTLAFSSESSVEEELKRESTADAITILISYLVMFAYISLTLGDTPRFSSCYISSKVLLGLSGVILVMLSVLGSVGFFSAVGVKSTLIIMEVIPFLVLAVGVDNMCILVNAVKRQPMELPLEGRVSNALVEVGPSITLASLSEVLAFAVGSFIPMPACRVFSMFAALAVLLDFLLQVTAFVALICFDFLRAEDNRIDCFPCIKVFGSNADHEKGNQQRKPGLLVRYMKDIHAPILSLWGVKLVVICVFAAFALASIALCTRIEPGLEQQIVLPRDSYLQGYFNNISEYLRIGPPLYFVVKNYNFSSESRQTNQLCSISQCDSDSLLNEISRASLVPESSYIAKPAASWLDDFLVWISPEAFGCCRKFTNSSFCPPDDQPPCCSPSSGSCSSNGVCKDCTTCFRHSDLANGRPTTEQFREKLPWFLNALPSSDCAKGGNGAYTTNVELEGYEDGIIKASAFRTYHMPLNKQVDYVNSMRAAREFSSRVSDSLKMEVFPYAVFYMFFEQYLSIWRTALINLAIAIGAVFIVCLVITCSFWTSAIILLVLTMIVLDLMGVMAILKIQLNAVSVVNLVMAVGIAVEFCVHITHAFLVSSGDRNQRMKEALTTMGASVFSGITLTKLVGVIVLCFSRTEVFVVYYFQMYLALVLLGFLHGLIFLPVLLSVFGPPSRCVLVEKQEDRPSTSSQF; encoded by the exons ATGGAGgagttctcttcttcttcttcaataggAACAAGAGCAATAGTGTTTCATTTTCTCAGGATTTCTTTCACTATTTCGCTCTTTCAG GTCTTGTTTATTGGTTATACAGTGACTGCACAAACGTCAAATTCCTCTGGAAT ACAAAGGCATGCTGAACGCTATTGCGCTATGTATGATATTTGTGGAGCACGCAGTGATGGGAAAGTTCTGAACTGTCCCTTTGGTTCCCCTTCCGTGAAG CCTGGTGAGCTACTTtcatcaaaaattcaaagtttgTGCCCGACGATAACTGGAAATGTCTGTTGTACGGAGACTCAATTTGACACCTTGCGATCACAAGTCCAGCAA GCAATTCCCTTTCTTGTGGGCTGTCCAGCATGCTTgagaaattttttgaatttattttgtgAACTTACATGCTCTCCGAACCAGAGCCAGTTTATCAATGTCACATCTATTTCCAAG GTCAAAAAGAATTCTACTGTCAATGGAATTGATTTTTTCATAACTGATACTTTTGGTGAGGGGTTGTACGAATCTTGCAAGGATGTAAAATTTGGTACTATGAATACCAGAGCTATAGAGTTCATTGGTGCAGGTGCTAAAAATTTCGGAG AGTGGTATGCATTTATTGGAAGACTAGCACCTCCTGGAGTCCCTGGATCTCCATACGCAATTAATTTTAGACCAACTGCTCCTGAGTCATCTGGAATGAAACCTATGAACGTGTCTACGTATTCATGCAGTGATACATCACTAGGCTGTTCATGTGGTGATTGCCCTTCAGCTTCTGTTTGCTCAAGTTCAGCTCCTCCTCCTGCTCAGACAGAAGGTTCTTGTTCAGTTAGAATTGGGTCTCTCAAG GTGAAGTGTATTGAGGTTGCTGTCACAATTCTGTATGTTGTATTAGTCTCCGTTTTTCTTGGATGGGGCTTTCTCcataaaaaaagagaagagactcCGGTTTCAAGAACAAAGCCATTGATCAGTGCCACTAGAAATGGTGTCATCCGCCAAAGCAGCAGGCAAAAGGATGAGAATATTCCCATGCAG ATGCTTGAAGACGTCCCTCAAATTTCAAGTGGTGTTCAACTCTCAATTGTACAAGGATATATGTCAAAGTTCTACAG GAGATATGGAACATGGGTGGCTAGAAATCCAATCCTTGTATTGTGTTCATCGTTGTTCATCGTCCTGGTGCTCTGCTTAGGCCTTTTCCGTTTTAAAGTTGAGACAAGGCCTGAGAAG CTATGGGTTGGCCATGGGAGTAGAGCTGCAGAGGAGAAACTATTTTTTGATAGCCACCTTGCACCATTTTATAGAATTGAGCAG CTCATAATTGGTACAATCTCGGACGCAGATAATGGAAAGTCCCCTCCTATTGTTACTGAAGACAACATGAAGTTACTCTTTGACATACAAAAAAAG ATAGATGCAATCCAAGCGAACTATTCTGGCTCAATGGTATCTCTGCCTGACATTTGTATGAAGCCACTTGGCACAGAGTGCGCTACTCAAAGTATTCTTCAG TATTTCAAAATGGATAGCAGTAACTTCGATAGTTACGGAGGTATTGAACATGTTGAGTACTGTTTTCAG CATTATACTTCAGCAGAGAGCTGTTTGAGTGCTTTTAAAGCTCCACTTGATCCAAGTACTGCTCTTGGTGGTTTCTCTGGTAACAATTACTCTGAG GCTTCTGCTTTCATTGTGACATATCCTGTGAATAATGCAATTGATAAAGAAGGCAACTATTCTAAGAAAGCAGTGGCCTGGGAGAAGGCTTTCATTCAGTTAGTGAAG GATGACATCTTGCCAATGGTGGAAGCAAAGAATCTGACCCTTGCCTTTTCATCAGAAAGTTCTGTTGAGGAAGAGTTAAAAAGGGAGAGCACAGCAGATGCTATTACTATCTTG ATAAGCTATCTTGTGATGTTTGCGTATATATCCTTGACGTTGGGCGATACTCCCCGTTTCTCTTCTTGTTACATTTCCTCTAAG GTATTGCTTGGTCTTTCAGGAGTTATACTTGTTATGCTCTCTGTTCTTGGATCGGTTGGTTTCTTCAGTGCAGTAGGCGTAAAATCTACCCTCATTATAATGGAAGTCATCCCTTTCCTTGTCTTGGCT GTTGGTGTAGATAACATGTGCATTCTGGTGAATGCTGTTAAGAGACAGCCAATGGAACTGCCTTTAGAGGGACGAGTTAGCAATGCTCTTGTGGAAGTTGGACCATCAATTACATTAGCCAGTCTTTCAGAGGTTCTAGCATTTGCAGTTGGAAGTTTCATTCCAATGCCAGCATGCCGCGTTTTTTCCATGTTTGCAG CATTGGCCGTTTTGTTGGACTTCCTTCTGCAAGTTACTGCATTTGTTGCCTtgatttgttttgattttttgagAGCTGAAGATAATAGAATTGATTGTTTCCCATGTATTAAAGTGTTTGGTTCAAATGCTGATCATGAAAAAG GTAATCAACAGAGAAAACCTGGATTGCTGGTACGGTATATGAAG GATATTCATGCCCCCATCTTGAGTCTCTGGGGAGTAAAACTTGTTGTAATATGTGTCTTTGCTGCTTTTGCATTGGCGAGTATT GCATTATGTACAAGGATTGAACCTGGTTTGGAACAACAAATTGTTCTTCCCCGCGACTCATACCTTCAG GGTTACTTCAATAATATCTCAGAATACCTCAGAATTGGACCACCTCTGTACTTTGTTGTCAAGAACTATAACTTTAG TTCTGAATCAAGACAGACAAACCAGCTATGTTCTATCAGCCAATGTGACTCCGATTCTCTGTTGAATGAG ATTTCCAGAGCATCTTTAGTCCCAGAATCAAGTTACATCGCTAAACCGGCTGCTTCATGGCTTGATGATTTTCTTGTTTGGATATCTCCAGAAGCATTTGGGTGCTGTAGAAAATTTACAAATAGTAGTTTTTGTCCCCCTGATGATCAG CCCCCTTGTTGTTCACCCAGTAGTGGCTCCTGTAGCTCGAATGGAGTATGCAAGGATTGCACAACG TGTTTCCGTCATTCAGATTTAGCAAATGGTCGCCCTACAACTGAACAATTTCGAGAGAAGCTTCCATGGTTCCTGAATGCGTTACCTTCCAGTGATTGTGCTAAAGGAGGCAATGGGGCATACACCACTAATGTGGAGCTTGAAG GCTACGAGGATGGTATAATTAAAGCATCAGCCTTTCGTACATATCACATGCCTCTTAACAAACAG GTTGACTATGTCAATTCTATGAGGGCTGCACGAGAATTCAGTTCAAGGGTTTCTGATTCTCTAAAG ATGGAGGTTTTCCCGTATGCAGTGTTTTATATGTTCTTTGAGCAATATTTAAGCATATGGAGGACAGCCCTAATTAACTTAGCGATTGCTATTG GGGCTGTATTTATTGTATGCTTAGTTATCACTTGTAG TTTTTGGACTTCAGCAATTATCTTGCTTGTGCTGACCATGATTGTTCTGGATCTTATg GGAGTAATGGCAATTCTAAAAATCCAGCTCAATGCTGTATCTGTTGTTAACCTTGTGATGGCCGTTGGTATTGCTGTTGAATTCTGTGTCCATATAACACATGCCTTCTTG